A portion of the Anoxybacillus gonensis genome contains these proteins:
- a CDS encoding DNA topoisomerase III, protein MKSLVLAEKPSVAREIARVLGCREQHKHYFEGPKYIVTWALGHLIELKMPEHYDPTYKTWRLEDLPIIPEKMGLNVIRQTSHQFRAIETLAKRPDIKNCIIATDAGREGELVARWILQKIRWKKPLLRLWISSQTDQAIREGFQHLKPGKQFERLYESAVCRAEADWLIGLNVTRALTTKYNEPLSAGRVQTPTLAMMIEREKEIQSFKPAPYWTIRANVGSVVAFWERNGEKRMFSKELAEQLYEKLKNKQATVISVERTTKKEPQPLPYDLTELQREANKRFGFSAKKTLSVLQRLYEHYKLVTYPRTDSRYLTTDMERTMLERLEGMKSGYVDEVAPLLKNKGKVVARRVFHNEKVTDHHAIIPTEERLDIGKLSADERKLYDLIVRRFLALFYPACDYETIHVVFDIDGEAFVARETRVVNAGFRRVLEKQEEKGTFPTFMKGQLVSVILEKKEALTEPPLRYSEADLLSQMEKYGLGTPATRAEIIERLVETETVERKNGRFYPTPKGKQLIELVNEELKSPQLTARWEKELEAIARGNGDPKTFLQHIRQQTERLVAEIKQSDRTYRAHNLTGSMCPECGSFLKERATKEGRMLVCSNMTCRFRKRKDPKLSNRRCPQCKKRMEIHEGQAGVYFQCRPCNVIEKANEQKKAKLSQKERALLKKYSAENDSFGTSLGDLLKEVLKKKD, encoded by the coding sequence ATGAAATCACTTGTTCTGGCCGAAAAGCCGAGCGTGGCTCGGGAAATTGCCCGCGTGCTTGGTTGTCGGGAGCAACATAAACATTACTTTGAAGGACCGAAATATATTGTCACATGGGCGCTTGGGCATTTAATCGAATTAAAAATGCCCGAGCATTATGATCCAACATATAAAACGTGGCGGTTAGAAGATTTGCCGATTATCCCAGAAAAAATGGGACTGAACGTCATTCGGCAAACGAGCCATCAGTTTCGTGCAATCGAAACCTTAGCAAAACGTCCAGATATTAAAAACTGCATCATCGCCACCGACGCTGGACGAGAAGGCGAACTTGTCGCACGATGGATTTTGCAAAAAATCCGTTGGAAAAAACCGCTGTTGCGCCTATGGATCTCGTCTCAAACCGATCAAGCCATTCGCGAAGGGTTTCAACATTTAAAACCAGGAAAACAGTTTGAACGTTTATATGAATCTGCTGTGTGCCGGGCAGAAGCAGATTGGTTGATTGGGTTAAATGTGACGAGAGCGTTAACGACCAAATATAACGAACCTCTTTCCGCAGGCCGTGTTCAAACACCGACGCTTGCGATGATGATTGAGCGAGAAAAAGAAATTCAGTCATTTAAACCAGCACCATATTGGACGATTCGTGCCAACGTCGGGTCTGTTGTTGCTTTTTGGGAGCGTAACGGAGAAAAACGAATGTTTTCGAAAGAACTGGCGGAACAGCTATATGAAAAACTAAAAAACAAACAAGCGACGGTTATTTCTGTCGAACGAACAACAAAAAAAGAGCCACAGCCGCTTCCTTACGATTTAACCGAATTACAACGAGAAGCAAACAAACGGTTTGGCTTTTCAGCGAAAAAAACGTTAAGCGTATTACAACGGTTATATGAGCACTATAAGCTCGTCACGTATCCGCGCACCGATTCGCGCTATTTAACGACCGATATGGAACGTACGATGCTTGAGCGTCTAGAGGGAATGAAATCTGGATACGTAGACGAAGTTGCTCCGCTTTTGAAAAATAAAGGGAAGGTAGTGGCTAGGCGGGTATTTCATAACGAAAAGGTAACGGATCATCATGCGATTATCCCGACAGAAGAACGGTTGGACATCGGCAAACTTTCCGCTGATGAACGAAAACTATATGACTTAATTGTGCGTCGCTTTTTAGCACTCTTCTATCCAGCATGCGACTACGAAACCATTCATGTTGTTTTTGATATCGACGGCGAAGCGTTTGTCGCTCGCGAAACGCGAGTAGTAAACGCAGGGTTTCGGCGCGTTCTAGAAAAGCAAGAAGAGAAAGGAACTTTCCCTACGTTTATGAAAGGACAACTGGTTTCTGTCATATTAGAGAAAAAAGAAGCGCTAACAGAGCCCCCTCTTCGCTATTCTGAAGCCGACCTTTTGTCACAAATGGAAAAATACGGACTAGGTACGCCAGCGACGCGCGCGGAAATTATTGAACGCCTCGTCGAAACGGAAACGGTCGAGCGAAAAAACGGACGGTTTTATCCGACACCAAAAGGGAAACAATTGATTGAACTTGTCAATGAGGAATTAAAATCGCCGCAGCTGACTGCGCGTTGGGAAAAAGAATTAGAAGCAATTGCTCGTGGAAACGGTGATCCAAAAACGTTCCTCCAACACATCCGCCAGCAAACGGAGCGGTTAGTGGCGGAAATAAAACAAAGCGATCGAACGTATCGTGCTCATAATTTAACTGGCTCGATGTGTCCAGAGTGCGGATCGTTTTTAAAAGAACGAGCGACAAAAGAAGGTCGCATGCTCGTATGCTCGAATATGACATGCCGTTTCCGGAAGAGAAAAGATCCAAAGCTTTCAAACCGGCGCTGTCCACAGTGCAAAAAACGAATGGAAATTCACGAAGGACAAGCAGGTGTCTACTTTCAATGTCGCCCTTGCAATGTCATTGAAAAAGCCAATGAGCAGAAAAAAGCAAAACTTAGCCAAAAAGAACGGGCGTTATTGAAAAAATATAGTGCCGAAAACGACTCATTTGGCACAAGTTTAGGTGATTTGTTAAAGGAAGTATTAAAGAAAAAAGATTAA
- a CDS encoding haloacid dehalogenase type II, whose amino-acid sequence MKYRAYVFDVYGTLFDVYSISEKCTYYFGDKGISISQSWRQKQLEYCFLRQIIGTYIPFHEITKNALQYVCTVEQVYITEEIITDLLQAYHYLSLFTEVKQALEMLQSETLVVFSNGSVDMLLPLLNNSGLTSYFHYIVSVDEIKQYKPSPLAYQHVCNRLNMQPKEILFLSSNTWDIVGASQFGFQTAWINREKATMDLLGVTPNYMVNNLQELIVQQK is encoded by the coding sequence ATGAAATACCGAGCTTATGTATTTGATGTGTATGGTACATTATTTGATGTGTATTCTATTTCTGAAAAGTGCACATACTATTTTGGGGATAAAGGCATATCAATCAGCCAATCATGGCGCCAAAAGCAACTGGAGTATTGTTTTTTACGCCAAATCATCGGCACGTATATCCCGTTTCACGAAATTACAAAAAACGCACTCCAATACGTATGTACTGTTGAACAAGTATACATAACAGAAGAAATCATTACCGATTTGTTACAAGCTTATCACTATCTTTCATTATTTACAGAAGTGAAACAAGCACTGGAAATGTTACAAAGCGAAACACTTGTTGTTTTTTCCAATGGCTCTGTTGATATGCTACTTCCTTTGCTAAATAATTCAGGGTTAACGAGCTATTTCCACTATATCGTCAGCGTAGATGAAATTAAACAGTATAAACCTTCTCCGCTAGCGTATCAGCACGTATGTAATCGGCTAAACATGCAACCAAAAGAGATTTTATTTTTATCTTCGAATACATGGGATATTGTAGGCGCGAGCCAATTCGGATTTCAAACTGCTTGGATTAACCGCGAAAAAGCGACTATGGATTTACTTGGCGTCACACCTAATTATATGGTAAACAATCTGCAAGAGCTAATCGTACAACAGAAATAA
- a CDS encoding methyl-accepting chemotaxis protein, translating into MDEMTKVMESIDGLSSMLLNKSNILLDLSTLLTEIIQSLHKISAQTNLLALNASIEAARAGVDGRGFGVVAQEIRKLSDESTNATTQARQSVTSIINEIKSIYQLSKSGREEMEKGMDIVQKTVERFNCIDQSISRVNQQKADLTSISSILKEKSAQLGTLSNFISQNRQVIAKGLDAALDVYNLPTTE; encoded by the coding sequence ATGGATGAGATGACGAAGGTGATGGAAAGTATTGATGGTTTATCTTCTATGTTATTAAATAAATCAAATATATTATTGGATTTGTCTACTTTATTAACAGAAATTATCCAATCGCTACACAAAATATCTGCCCAAACCAACTTGTTAGCTTTAAATGCTTCGATTGAAGCAGCGAGGGCAGGAGTAGATGGAAGAGGATTTGGTGTTGTTGCTCAAGAAATCCGAAAACTTTCTGATGAAAGCACAAATGCAACAACACAAGCTAGGCAATCGGTCACTTCTATTATCAATGAAATAAAGAGTATTTATCAATTATCTAAGTCAGGAAGAGAAGAAATGGAAAAAGGAATGGATATCGTCCAAAAAACAGTAGAACGATTTAATTGTATCGATCAATCAATTTCTCGTGTAAATCAACAAAAAGCTGATCTAACTTCCATTTCTTCCATATTAAAAGAAAAAAGCGCTCAATTGGGGACGTTAAGCAATTTCATTTCCCAAAATCGTCAAGTTATTGCAAAAGGATTAGATGCAGCGCTAGATGTATATAATTTACCAACCACAGAATGA
- a CDS encoding glutaredoxin family protein: protein MNYILYTIDGCSKCHMARKHLLEENIPFLEINILKNPSAAIQLKKKMKEVIAPVLVSDDRIIVGSDILLMKGEIR from the coding sequence ATGAATTATATTCTTTATACGATCGATGGTTGTAGTAAATGTCATATGGCACGAAAGCATTTACTTGAAGAAAATATCCCTTTTTTAGAAATAAATATATTAAAAAACCCTTCTGCTGCTATACAATTAAAGAAAAAGATGAAAGAGGTCATTGCTCCCGTGCTCGTTTCAGATGACAGAATCATTGTCGGAAGTGACATTTTATTAATGAAAGGAGAAATAAGATGA
- a CDS encoding Crp/Fnr family transcriptional regulator, translating into MDKLFLLSQISLLDELPMEELHIIDQISEMKPVKKGTLILSPDKKIEALFLLKKGQVRLYRMNASGKQFTVDILVDGNIFGETSTLSLTDDQIYAEAMTDTYLCLLGKKEFETFIEKNPKIALKLIHILSTRLKELYSLSEKIALSDVKYRILYLLLKLSEKTGKRKKEWQTIGMKLTHQDIASMVGASRETTSAVMSQLKRDGFIKKGIHLAIHVEKALELLDY; encoded by the coding sequence GTGGATAAGTTATTTTTATTGTCACAAATTAGTCTACTTGATGAGCTACCAATGGAAGAGTTGCACATCATTGATCAAATAAGCGAAATGAAACCTGTGAAAAAAGGAACGCTTATCCTATCTCCAGACAAAAAAATTGAAGCGTTGTTCTTGCTAAAAAAGGGGCAAGTACGTTTGTATCGTATGAACGCAAGCGGAAAGCAGTTTACAGTTGATATTTTAGTTGATGGAAATATTTTTGGTGAAACATCGACTTTATCATTAACGGATGATCAAATATATGCGGAAGCAATGACTGATACGTACTTATGCTTGTTAGGTAAAAAAGAATTTGAAACATTTATCGAAAAAAATCCAAAAATCGCCTTGAAACTTATTCATATATTGTCAACGAGGTTAAAAGAATTATACAGCTTAAGTGAAAAAATCGCCTTAAGTGATGTGAAATACCGGATTTTGTATTTGTTATTGAAACTAAGCGAAAAAACAGGAAAACGAAAAAAGGAATGGCAAACAATTGGAATGAAGCTCACCCATCAAGACATCGCTAGCATGGTTGGTGCATCGCGCGAAACAACAAGCGCAGTTATGAGTCAATTAAAAAGAGACGGATTTATTAAAAAAGGAATTCATTTAGCTATTCATGTAGAAAAAGCATTAGAGCTATTAGATTATTGA
- a CDS encoding dihydrolipoyl dehydrogenase family protein: protein MKQYDLIVIGGGAGGLTVAAGAASLGARVALIEKETHLGGDCLHFGCVPSKALIKVASEIYEAKKVREWGMNIEGNINLNLVTQRIKAAIMHIQHHDDIDRFKKLGVDVYIGKGKLRSAHNVWINDEETIFGKRIVISTGSRPFVPQIDGLEKVNYLTNETIFNIDFVPKKLLVIGGGPIGIELAQAMARLGSEVIVIERSNEILQQEDEEIVQLVKKQLMRELTIYTNASIQKIIATENNKKIAVIRTQDREIEMEVTDILIASGRVPNTDTIDLDRAGVQYDNKGHIIVNEYLQTNVPTIYAIGDVNGKFPFTHVAGMEGKLVVQNAVLGLKRKINYANVPWVTFTHPEIFHMGLTEQQARQQHDRIHIFKTPLSNVDRFVADFQTEGMVKIITDKKGYIIGAHAVGQNAGDWMQEVVFAKQFGKKIGQLSHVIHPYPTHVAAVQHTADLYWREKLFRGWIPKLVKQYIRLFR, encoded by the coding sequence TTGAAACAATATGATCTTATTGTCATCGGTGGAGGGGCAGGAGGATTGACTGTAGCTGCCGGAGCAGCTTCTCTTGGAGCGAGAGTAGCTCTTATCGAAAAAGAAACACACCTTGGTGGTGATTGCTTACATTTCGGCTGTGTTCCGTCAAAGGCGCTTATTAAAGTAGCTTCCGAAATATATGAAGCAAAAAAAGTAAGGGAATGGGGGATGAACATAGAAGGAAATATTAATTTAAATCTAGTTACACAACGAATCAAAGCAGCCATTATGCACATTCAACACCATGACGATATTGACCGATTTAAAAAATTAGGGGTCGATGTGTATATTGGTAAAGGAAAATTACGTTCTGCTCATAACGTATGGATCAACGATGAGGAAACGATATTTGGAAAGCGCATAGTCATTTCAACAGGATCAAGACCTTTTGTGCCTCAGATTGATGGTTTAGAAAAAGTTAATTATTTAACAAATGAAACAATATTCAACATTGATTTCGTGCCTAAAAAGCTTCTTGTCATTGGCGGTGGTCCAATCGGTATAGAACTCGCTCAAGCCATGGCAAGGCTAGGGAGTGAAGTGATTGTTATTGAACGTTCTAATGAGATATTACAACAAGAAGATGAAGAAATCGTTCAATTAGTAAAAAAACAACTGATGCGTGAGCTAACGATATATACTAATGCATCTATTCAAAAAATCATAGCTACGGAAAATAATAAAAAAATTGCTGTAATCCGTACTCAGGACAGGGAAATCGAGATGGAAGTCACCGATATCCTGATTGCTTCTGGAAGAGTTCCTAATACAGATACAATTGATCTAGATAGAGCGGGTGTTCAGTACGATAACAAAGGACATATTATCGTGAATGAATATTTGCAGACAAATGTTCCGACTATTTATGCGATCGGAGATGTAAATGGAAAATTCCCATTTACACATGTAGCTGGAATGGAAGGGAAACTAGTTGTGCAAAATGCTGTACTAGGATTAAAACGAAAAATAAACTACGCGAATGTACCATGGGTCACATTCACTCATCCGGAAATTTTTCATATGGGATTAACAGAACAACAAGCTCGACAACAACACGATCGTATTCATATCTTTAAAACACCGTTATCTAATGTCGATCGTTTCGTAGCAGACTTCCAAACAGAAGGAATGGTAAAAATAATTACTGATAAAAAAGGATACATCATCGGAGCACATGCTGTAGGCCAAAACGCAGGGGATTGGATGCAAGAAGTAGTATTTGCTAAGCAGTTTGGTAAAAAAATTGGTCAACTCTCTCATGTCATACACCCATATCCAACTCATGTAGCAGCCGTTCAACATACAGCTGACTTATATTGGCGCGAGAAATTATTTCGCGGCTGGATTCCAAAATTAGTGAAACAATACATTCGATTGTTCCGATAA
- a CDS encoding TVP38/TMEM64 family protein, with protein sequence MLKRTIWKVIVSIVIIIFIIWFNQHYINIKPQAIREWILSFGTFAPIIFIGIYTVRPFLFFPASILSLAAGLAFGSWWGTIYTVIGATLGASLSFFVAKKLGERMIRKSWKGKTTKLRTQLQKNGFAYVLLLRLVPIFPFDFVSYLAGIANVKFVHFLMATWIGIIPGTFAYNFLGSSVVSENQIIIGLAVFVFVIVSLIPIMTNTKIRQKLGLQQKGE encoded by the coding sequence ATGTTAAAACGAACAATATGGAAAGTAATCGTATCCATAGTCATTATTATCTTTATTATTTGGTTTAATCAACATTATATTAATATAAAACCACAAGCAATACGTGAGTGGATTTTATCTTTTGGAACATTTGCACCTATAATCTTTATCGGCATATATACAGTTCGTCCATTTCTTTTCTTCCCTGCTTCTATTCTTTCATTAGCAGCGGGATTAGCGTTTGGTTCATGGTGGGGGACTATCTACACTGTCATTGGCGCAACGTTGGGAGCCAGCTTGTCTTTTTTTGTCGCTAAAAAATTGGGAGAACGAATGATTCGTAAAAGTTGGAAAGGGAAAACAACGAAACTGCGAACACAATTACAAAAAAATGGGTTTGCGTATGTGCTTTTATTACGACTAGTTCCGATTTTTCCGTTTGATTTCGTCAGCTATTTAGCCGGAATAGCAAATGTGAAGTTCGTCCATTTTCTAATGGCGACATGGATCGGTATTATCCCTGGAACGTTTGCTTATAATTTTTTGGGCTCTAGTGTTGTTTCTGAAAATCAAATAATAATTGGTTTGGCCGTCTTTGTGTTTGTCATCGTTTCACTTATACCAATTATGACAAATACAAAAATACGACAAAAATTAGGATTACAACAGAAAGGAGAATAA
- a CDS encoding ABC transporter ATP-binding protein produces the protein MRDAFISLNSLKKAYGNETVFHSINLNINEGEMISLIGPSGAGKSTLLRCIAGLEELDEGHIWIEGKDMSAEPAHRRPIVMMFQQPLLFPHMTVTENIMYGLTFTKMTKRERLEQVSLYLKKINMENFRDFYPSQLSGGQQQRVSLARALITNPKLLLLDEPLSSLDNELRAEIRLWMKQWLKEKKITTIFITHDKEEAMLIGDRVVVMGKKIIQQCGSPIQVYDYPANSFVAEFFSDGIVINNELFIHTKHIEMSTSPNERWYVKWKGLVKEAFMKYGKFFYQINIIDLQTDVIIQSDVPFSNMQYVWVGVHSKGHIQTFKKDGETC, from the coding sequence ATGAGAGATGCATTTATTTCCCTCAATTCTTTAAAAAAAGCATATGGAAATGAAACAGTTTTTCACTCAATTAATCTGAATATAAATGAAGGGGAAATGATCAGTTTGATAGGACCATCAGGAGCAGGGAAATCAACACTTCTTCGATGCATAGCAGGCCTAGAAGAATTAGATGAAGGTCATATATGGATTGAAGGAAAAGACATGTCAGCAGAGCCTGCTCATCGTCGCCCGATTGTCATGATGTTTCAACAACCGCTATTATTTCCCCATATGACAGTAACTGAAAACATAATGTACGGGTTAACTTTTACAAAAATGACAAAGAGGGAGCGACTAGAACAAGTCTCGTTATATTTAAAAAAAATTAACATGGAGAACTTTCGAGACTTTTATCCATCCCAATTATCTGGTGGACAGCAACAACGTGTTTCACTAGCGAGAGCATTAATTACCAACCCAAAGTTGTTGCTGCTCGATGAACCTCTTAGCAGCCTTGACAATGAATTGAGAGCAGAAATTCGCTTATGGATGAAACAATGGTTAAAAGAAAAAAAAATAACGACAATTTTTATTACGCATGACAAGGAAGAAGCAATGTTGATTGGGGATCGAGTAGTTGTGATGGGAAAAAAAATAATTCAACAATGTGGGAGTCCTATACAAGTATATGATTACCCGGCTAATTCATTCGTCGCAGAATTTTTTAGCGATGGTATCGTCATCAATAACGAATTGTTTATTCATACGAAACATATAGAAATGTCTACTTCTCCAAATGAAAGATGGTATGTGAAATGGAAAGGGCTTGTAAAAGAAGCATTCATGAAATACGGGAAGTTTTTCTATCAGATAAATATCATCGATTTGCAAACAGATGTCATCATTCAAAGCGATGTTCCTTTTTCTAACATGCAATATGTTTGGGTTGGTGTGCATTCAAAAGGACATATTCAAACATTTAAAAAGGATGGAGAAACATGTTAA
- a CDS encoding ABC transporter permease, which yields MNGWKILLKEPRIWQAIQSSWLIGITVVLLNLLIAIPAGRTIAFHSFRGKWFFELLFTLPILIPSLAVVMGLHLTMIRLGLTDHWMGVVIVHLLPSVPYTIKIFHSSFERIGPHLEDQAVSLGSSKWYSFYSIYLPLLVPSIRSTVFLVFVISLSQYVLTAIIGGGNVVTIATLYFPFLSTVKESVISSFSLVFAILPLTVLLLFELLIQIFIPYRKQNG from the coding sequence TTGAACGGATGGAAAATTTTATTGAAAGAACCACGGATATGGCAAGCCATTCAATCTTCGTGGTTAATCGGTATTACCGTCGTTTTATTGAATTTATTAATTGCTATACCTGCCGGGAGAACCATTGCTTTTCATTCTTTCAGAGGAAAATGGTTTTTTGAGTTACTATTCACACTTCCGATCTTGATTCCAAGCTTAGCTGTAGTTATGGGACTTCATCTAACAATGATTCGACTAGGGCTCACTGACCATTGGATGGGCGTTGTCATCGTTCACTTACTTCCATCTGTTCCATATACAATTAAAATATTTCATTCTTCTTTTGAACGAATCGGACCGCATTTGGAAGACCAAGCTGTTTCACTCGGTAGTAGCAAATGGTACAGTTTTTATTCGATTTACCTACCGCTTCTTGTACCAAGTATAAGAAGCACTGTGTTTCTTGTTTTCGTTATTTCTCTTAGTCAATACGTATTGACGGCAATAATTGGTGGTGGAAATGTTGTGACAATTGCAACTCTTTATTTTCCATTTTTATCAACAGTAAAGGAATCGGTTATCTCAAGCTTTTCGCTTGTTTTTGCGATTTTGCCGCTGACTGTACTTCTCTTATTTGAGTTGCTGATTCAAATTTTTATTCCTTATCGAAAACAGAATGGTTGA
- a CDS encoding ABC transporter permease, producing MKLFGKSNLLFLLPPFILTIALVGYGVIMAISESIHKNEQLTFQYYVDVFANDIFIASLNYSLSIAFVSTFFSIFIGLLITRWLYRCWKNDFLKIVYWIPMLFPHFVWGYMMVLLFSQTGWFSSLVYNIGIIHKPNEFPVIINDSHGIGIIITYVLKETPFVILMLLPAYHQLNHQLSSVVRTLGGKEWDVFKTVEWPWIMPILFETSIIVFSFILSAYEVPYLLGTTYPKMISLLVYEWFFEGDWSNRPKAFAAMLSVTMFIFSIMMAYTSLLIKKRYHMMKGNGKV from the coding sequence ATGAAATTGTTCGGAAAAAGTAATTTGTTGTTTCTTCTTCCACCATTTATTTTAACAATTGCACTCGTTGGATACGGAGTGATCATGGCTATCTCAGAAAGTATACACAAGAACGAACAATTGACTTTCCAATATTATGTCGACGTATTCGCAAACGATATCTTTATTGCATCGCTGAATTATAGCCTTTCGATTGCTTTTGTATCCACCTTTTTTTCTATATTCATTGGTTTATTGATTACAAGATGGCTTTATCGTTGTTGGAAAAACGATTTTCTGAAAATTGTATACTGGATTCCAATGTTATTTCCTCATTTTGTTTGGGGATATATGATGGTGTTATTGTTTTCACAAACTGGATGGTTTTCTTCACTTGTATACAATATAGGTATCATTCATAAACCGAATGAATTTCCAGTCATCATAAATGATTCTCATGGAATTGGAATAATAATTACGTACGTTTTAAAAGAAACACCTTTCGTTATACTCATGCTTCTTCCAGCCTATCATCAACTGAATCACCAGTTATCCTCCGTCGTGAGGACACTTGGTGGAAAAGAATGGGATGTATTTAAAACGGTGGAGTGGCCATGGATTATGCCGATTCTGTTCGAAACGAGCATCATCGTTTTTTCATTTATTTTATCTGCTTATGAAGTACCATATTTACTTGGCACGACGTATCCAAAAATGATTTCTCTCCTTGTTTACGAATGGTTTTTTGAAGGGGATTGGAGTAATCGTCCGAAAGCGTTCGCTGCTATGTTGAGTGTAACGATGTTTATTTTCTCTATTATGATGGCATATACTTCCCTCTTAATAAAGAAGCGATATCACATGATGAAAGGGAATGGAAAAGTGTGA
- a CDS encoding ABC transporter substrate-binding protein translates to MKQLFALLLSIFIFLSACSTKELSSASEAKLLDKKWGQIEQEAKNTKVRIFMWGGDEGINHYMDEWVAPKLKKQYGITLERIPMDTHEFLQKLLNEKKAEKEKGTIDIIWINGENFKNAKENDLLFGPITNKLPNFQKYIDAHSLNIQYDFGTAVDGLEAPWGKVQFVFLYDANKISQPPRTFAELKHWIKEHPGKFTYPEPTDFTGNAFLRHLLYESVGGSEKLLERGYDPQFVKNKAEKMWTYLNEIKPYLWHRGETYPNSLTELDRLYSQGEVWMTMGYNEARAESLIKNGIFPKSTRSFVFESGSIGNTHFLAIPFNSPNKAGAMVTINFLLSPKAQLEKFRPTYWGEGMSLDPSKLSEQDQQALNEINRGKSVLPTDILKKHLLPEVDPRYVGWLKENWLHEIVRKK, encoded by the coding sequence GTGAAACAGTTATTTGCTCTTCTTTTATCTATTTTTATCTTTTTAAGTGCATGTAGTACAAAAGAATTATCATCTGCATCCGAAGCGAAATTACTGGATAAGAAATGGGGACAAATTGAACAAGAAGCAAAAAACACAAAGGTACGAATATTTATGTGGGGAGGAGATGAAGGAATTAATCATTATATGGATGAATGGGTAGCCCCAAAACTAAAAAAACAATATGGAATTACACTTGAACGAATTCCAATGGATACACACGAATTTTTACAAAAATTACTAAACGAAAAGAAAGCAGAGAAAGAGAAAGGAACAATCGATATCATTTGGATTAATGGAGAAAACTTTAAAAATGCCAAAGAGAATGATTTACTATTTGGTCCTATCACGAACAAACTTCCTAATTTCCAAAAATATATAGACGCTCATAGTTTAAATATACAATATGATTTCGGTACAGCTGTAGACGGATTAGAAGCACCATGGGGAAAGGTTCAATTTGTATTTTTGTATGACGCAAATAAAATATCTCAGCCGCCTAGAACATTTGCTGAGTTAAAGCATTGGATAAAAGAGCACCCTGGAAAATTCACTTACCCTGAGCCAACGGACTTTACAGGAAATGCATTTTTACGTCACCTCCTTTACGAGTCAGTAGGCGGATCTGAAAAATTACTAGAACGAGGGTATGATCCACAATTTGTAAAAAATAAAGCAGAGAAAATGTGGACATATTTAAATGAAATCAAACCGTATTTGTGGCATAGGGGAGAAACGTATCCGAATTCTTTAACAGAACTTGATCGTCTATATAGTCAAGGAGAAGTATGGATGACAATGGGGTACAATGAAGCTCGAGCAGAAAGTCTAATAAAAAACGGAATATTTCCAAAATCTACTCGTTCTTTTGTGTTTGAATCTGGATCAATCGGTAATACACATTTTTTAGCTATTCCTTTTAACAGTCCAAATAAAGCCGGTGCGATGGTAACCATTAACTTTCTTCTATCCCCTAAAGCACAGTTAGAAAAGTTTCGTCCAACATATTGGGGAGAAGGCATGTCATTAGATCCGAGCAAGTTATCTGAACAAGACCAACAAGCATTAAACGAAATCAATCGTGGGAAATCAGTATTACCAACAGATATCTTAAAAAAGCACTTACTTCCAGAAGTAGATCCGCGTTACGTGGGATGGCTGAAGGAGAATTGGCTCCATGAAATTGTTCGGAAAAAGTAA
- a CDS encoding DsrE family protein, translating into MKKVAIFVHANESELAKALHALLYAQELKEAGHEVKVVFDGAGTVWIRKFEEPENKYYPLYKTVKQLDVIEGVCEYCAGAFGVAEDVEKSGFNSLGEKNGHPSISSFIDQGYQLIIL; encoded by the coding sequence ATGAAGAAAGTAGCTATTTTTGTTCATGCTAATGAAAGTGAATTAGCAAAGGCGTTGCACGCTTTACTTTATGCCCAAGAGCTAAAGGAAGCGGGACATGAAGTGAAGGTAGTGTTTGATGGGGCAGGTACTGTTTGGATTAGAAAATTCGAGGAGCCAGAAAATAAATACTACCCGTTATACAAAACAGTGAAACAGTTAGATGTTATTGAAGGAGTATGTGAATATTGTGCTGGCGCGTTTGGGGTTGCGGAAGACGTAGAGAAATCTGGATTTAATTCACTAGGCGAGAAAAATGGTCATCCAAGCATCTCTTCATTCATTGATCAAGGATATCAACTCATCATTTTATAA